The stretch of DNA tctctctctctctctctctctctcgaaacTACTTTTGCATTTTCATTGTCCTGATATGGGTGTGTATACGGTGGGTTTGGGGGATGTGTAGGGATAAAACCAGGGATCAAGGGACCGTCGATGGTGACGGGAGGATTGATCGGAGTCATGGGTGGTTTCATGTACGCTTACCAGAACTCCGCGGGTCGACTCATGGGATTTTTCCCTAACGAAGGCGAGGTCGCTAGTGACCAGAAGCAGAAGCGTGGTGCTGGTGGTTCCTTCAATTGAATCTTCTAGGGTTTTTCCTGGGTCCTTCGAATCCTTTCATGTAATTGGATCGATTTTTCTTTGCTGTTTTGAGGACACATTTGCCTCTGTTTATCTGTTATGATGACTTACGGTTAATAATTNaaaaaaaaaaacagagctttCTCGGAAATGTATGAACACGGTTGTGATGTTGCAATGAGGGTTCTTTACTGCTGCATTTAGACTAATCTTGTAGGAGCTTGTTTAGCGTGGTTTGTGTAAGTATTAGGTTGCAGAGGGACTGATGAACTAGGGAGAAGCTGCACTTGAGTCTCTCACACAGATTATGCCTCAGTTCTTGGTATTGATGCTCACTAGCTTTGCCTAGGAAGTCAATATTGGAGTTTTTCAGTCTCTGCCTTGATTTGATATCCTTTTGGGTTCTGCGGGTAAGCTAGCTTTCGGCATCTCTCTTGACATTCTTAGGTGTGAATTCACTTGCTCTACTGGGGGTAGTTAGTTGTTGTTTGTATGTGATGAAAAATAGTTACCTTTATTAGCATTGGCATTTTGTTTAGAGTATAAGAAGAGTTCTTCACATGTGGTTTGTTTGGATTTGGTTAGTTGTTGTGAAGCTTCTTCACaggatgtattcaacgagtgaTATTGTGTCCGAGACCTTTCTGTGGATAAACAAAACCTTCTTTTTCCTTTAGTTCTTCTCTCCACCTCCTAGTGTTTGGATTCTTCTTACATGTCATGACTCTTGTTTCTTTGGTTCAACTTACTACTCACCAATGTGACTAGTTACTATATCTAATTCTGTGAATGACATGTGCTATTGGCTCTTATGGTTTTCAATGCGGGTTTTGCGTTGTGCATGCCTACCTTTATAGTGAAATGATAGTACATGAAGTTAAGTGATGGTCATAAGCCTATGAGGAGGCTATGACATATATGTTCAATAATAACTGTATATATGAACTCaactaatttaaattaaaatatcatcaattAAAATCAGTGAAATTGAAATCCGATTTATtaaactcagaaaattctaaacATAACTCAATATAAGACCTGCCCTTTATCTTAACTTTTCATATTGCTCTTCGCTAGAGTTTAATCGCCATCTTTCAACTTACAATCCTATTGACCTTATATTACGGAAAAGAATGCCTATCATTATCTCCTTGGGAATCGAATCCCACTACCACTCTTCTATGAATATGAGTTCGGTTGTACTTCTATCTATTGGTAGCTACATTATTAACACATTTGCCGACGGCAATTTTAGTTTACTTGCAAGAAAAGCGaaatattgtatttttcatCTTTAAGATATggttaaaacataaatatatttcttttcaataaaaagtaaaatactCTTATTAATATGTCAAGAGAAAACCCGCTTTATTGTAAAAAGTaggaaaaaaaatgaacaagCAAGTAACTAAAATGGAATGCAGCTATAGGGGTATATAAAGCAAATAAGATGTGATATGGAAGGTCATATAAATCAGAGTTATATGATATAGCGGTTATATCGaattaatagaaaatttatAGTCTTAGAGGAAATTATTTTGTAGGGAGAAACGTTCGTCgaatcctcctcctcctcttcattCCCTTGATCGCCGTCGTATGTTCAGGTCAGTTCTAGAATCGGTTTCTCGTTTCCTATGTCAATGTTGGAATCAGTCACCCACAATATATAACGTCTTCGTATAGTTCGGATCCACTCTCGTCACAGCTTCGCGCGAGTGCCTGCGTCTTTGTATGCTTTCTTTACAATGATAGTCTCTCTTGGTTATAAGATTCGTTTCTTGATTTCGCGAAATCACGGCTCGTCTGTTACGTAACGTGTTTGTCAAGTAGTATTCGCCTAGGGTTTGTTGCACATGCAAATGTAAATGTTGGATCCGTTTTCTTTATCACGATCTCTCGTTGTATTATTTGTTTGAGTAGCTGCTGCGAGTGATAATATAGAATGGAGGAAGAGAGAGACGAATCGAGGAAAAGCaggaaggagaaggagatggaAAGGCGGCGTctaagagacagagagagaagaCAATCTATGAGCCAAGACGAGAGGGAAAGGCATTTGGCTCGGCGCCGCAAGAACTACCAGCTACGAAGGCAGAGAGCTGAGGTAAGCCGCATCGGCTCTCAGATCCAAGAGATCACCGGAGAAGGGAGCCAGTTAGCTGCAGTCATCTCGCCTCTTCATTCCGGTGACAGTAGTACTGTCCCTTCCTTGTTTGATTCTGATCAGAGTGAGTCTCTCACAACTAAGGGATTTATATAGGTTAGTGTGAAAGTGTATGATGTGTATGTGTGTTGTGTAGGTGTGGGAATATCAGTGGAGGAGTTCGGTAAACTGGTGGGGACTATACGACTCAGCCGTGTGAAACATCTGGCGAGGACACTGAGAAAGTGGAGTAATACTGGTGCAGAGGCAAGCAGCAGTTCTGGTGCAACAAACGCAATGACAAGATGTAATTAAGCTATATGGCTAAGCTAACTCACATGTATACATATGTTTTTAGAGAGTTCTTTATTCGATTTGTTGGAAATGGTGGACAGGTGCAATGTCAAGTGGGCTACGTCTGAGTCGAGTGAAACGACTGGTGAGATCAAAGGGCCAGCAGGAGGGGTTGTTGTCTCAAAACTCACCAACACAAGGTTCGTTAGATAACTTGTAAATTATTTAAGAGAAGGTTGAGATTGATGATTACTCTCCCGCCACAAATCTTCCATTCTATATAATTTACAAGCTGcttgtcttcttctttgtgTCAACAGGGCCCCTGCTTCAGTCGAGTTCACAAACTTGAACGCCAGCCTCATTATCATATATGTTAGCGTGTTTGTAAAAGCGAACACATTATCTTTTTGGAGACATATCTTTGAAGCTTACCAATTTTGTTTTACAATACAACTGGGAATACACTacattttatacaaaatttttgtttttgtcgtAGCCGTTTCCTATccaaaacatatatcattttttacTGGTAACgcaaaaatagaaatatgaaTATGGTAAGGCAATTTCAAAGCTTATTTCAGTGTTGAAGTTTGCAACAAAACAAGTACCACTAATATATCACAAAGGActcaaccaaaagaaaaaaaaaacacttgtaGTATAAACAgttttgatttggttgtatgtatatatgtatctGCACGTGAACTGATATGTACGTCTTCAAATTTGAGAGATACTACACATGAATGTTCAATTTCTGACTTAGATTTGCTAAGAACAAATCACAGAAAAAATGGATATTGCTGACATTTATAAGATTAAGTTTTgtggaatatatataaaactaacaGTTCTAAATTCAAATAAATCAAGGAAACCAAGATCAGCATATGCGAAAGTAAAAGTTTAATAGGATAATTGATGAAAACAGATTTGGTATACACAACTTTTCATACTTTACCTTTCCCATTTAGTTTTAGTAAACACAGATTTCAACAATCATGACTTACATGAGTTGTTGCACCAAGTCATGTTCTTACTTACATCATGGCCACCAAAGGTTGAAGAAACGTTTAGTtctttaactttaaaattagtAAACGTCTAGCTTTcatagctcagttggttagagcacCCGTTTAGTAAGCGGGAGGTCTTGAGTTCAACTCTCAATGAAAgcaatttatattttactatttattgGCTGTATTTTTGGGCTAGGTAGAGTCTAGGGGCAAAATTCGAATTATCTGTCCAAATAACAGATTGGGGCTTAAGCCGTCATCAATATAAATAGTCACgcagattacaaaaaaaatcatcttattTTAACTGTTTATCTTATGTTCCCGATCAGTTTCTTCtctattttataacaaaaaatttgTGAGGCAGTGATGAGTAAATCGAGATAGTCATGGACCACTCTGATTTAATCAGTGCTGAGAATTTCTCTTACCATATTTCTTCTGAGCCTCTCTTACTTAACATTTGTATATATTGCTTAAAGTTTTCATTTGTTGATTTGAACATTTTGTCATTGCAAATAGATTTTAGTTTAACTGtttgattcttttgttttaatttgggGTTTTGTTTTACCAATCACTAATTTTTTCACATctatatcaaaaaaattatttggttttGAAATTGAGCGAGTAGGGGTTTGGAGATGACGATGAGGATATAATGCTCCCTATTCTGAGTTCAGCTGAAGTCACTTGCTGGCAGAATCGAACCTAATTATCACTAGCCACCACTGAGTCATCTCCTAGTTCCCCCTCACATATATTTGATGATGAATCAATTAACACTTTGAATTTATGTTACAAATACTTTAGCTTTTTAATCTGTCCCCATGATTGGAGCTATAACGGTTCTCTTACGAACCTCTTgaaatttccaaaatcaaattcACATTCTTCAGCTAAACCCATAAACTATAATCAATAAATTTCTTATATCCATCCAAACAATGACTCAAGATGACAACCCAATTTCTTTTCATACAAGTACCTGTCAACTGAACTGCCATGgctatatgcatttataaccacCAAAACGTAACAGAATTTGTGCTACAAACTTCTTCCTTCATCTGAAACTTGTCCGTGAAACCCATAACCAGACGTCATTTAGGTCCATGTACAGATCAAGCACTTTGCCCATCAGAGAGACACTGCTGCAGTTAAAGTACCTATCAACAAGGCTGTTGACTCCACTCCGGTGTTAGACTTAAAAACAGCTCTTTATATATCATAGATACATATAAAGCCCTTCTTGTTTGAGACCCCTTTTAACGAATATCATTGCGTTCTGCGGAAAGTGAATCCTAGCTGTTTGAAGATCCCCCTCACGATAAGGTTTTTTAAAGTATTAACTACTTGACTTTGAAAAACTCACTTGGAGACTGTAACCTTACAAGAACCTTTTGAGCTTGTATCCGGTTTTTCTTGTACTTTATCTGATCCTTCCCTTGCATCATGCATTCCTACGAGAGCATACTTGTGTGCTCAACTTGTAACCCCGCTGCACCGTAATAGGCCAAGAGCTTCTTTCAATCTCCTTGTAACACACAGACCCTGTAATGTGTTATCCAggtgatgtttctttctttccctAATGCTCCACCTGAAAGCTGGAACAAGTTACAGGTGAACCAAACGTTGATCTCTGAAAGGGAAGTTTCAGACTTTGCGACTCTCATAAGAGATAATCACAGTCAAATTTCTGATGAGTCAGTTAACCATGGGAGGCCCCCATCTTTGCAAGAAAAGGAAACCTGAAGTTCAACGATTAAGTTCAAGACAGTCTTctcattgttatttttttaatgaaataatgaTATCACTACTTCACTTCCCATCTTGTCGGAACAGAGCAAACGTGATCGTGAACCCTTCCTATTATGTTCTAAGttttatttcaatataaatatttgtggCACAGATTATCAAATGTCAAGATGGCCGAGTTGGTCTAAGGCGCCCGCTTCAGGTGCGGGTCCGAaagggcgtgggttcaaatcccactcttgacaatattttccttttttctccttttattatatatgcaaGTAAATAGTTGTGTTCTGTTGGAACTAAAAGTATTGTTCTGTGGATTTGAACCTAAcaatataaagatataaatagTGAAGGTTAGTAACTTAGTATAGTGCCTTATTACCAAGATGATGAACGTGTTTTATTGTAGTAGTGAAGGTTAATTTAGCAGAAGTGAGCTCAAATGATACTTTGTGGATAACTGAAATTCAATGTCTCACGTCATTGCTCCGTGCGAAGACATTCTTTTTTCAACTTGAATTTTTGAGTATTGACTTGTGTTGTTAATATGCCAGTAATAGGCAAACTATTACAGTTTCTAACTAACACTAGACAGCTTGAGGAAAGAAATTTAACCAAGGGAAATTGAGAGGAAAACACAACCACTAAACATGACCATTTTCCAGTGAATTGTTCTTATCCCACATGTGTAGCTAAAATTAATCCTTATTTACTGGATATTAGACCACTTCTTTTACCATTAAACTGTCTCTTTCTATCTTCTAAACTTAGCAATTTTAACCTTAGTGTCTTCTCTATATATACATCAAGACTTGAACAGTAATTATTTGGTTTGAAACACTAATCATCTTTTCgggattttttcttttttattaaaacaacgaCTGAGATTTTGAAGACTCAACTGTTACATTGACCAGGTAAATTTCAGCTGCTTGGTAAATCATCTGGCTGATGTAAGTTGgataaaataacttatttactAATTATATTTAGGAcgaaaaaaattgtatataatttcagtttttttagGATTTGCAACCATAAATAATTAACTGAAAATTTTATTCAGAAAAATATCTTGTGGTAGTCTCttgaaacagaaacagaaatcagatccaataaTCAAATCCACTGCAAAATAAATTGAGTTGCATAACCTTCTAGCAGGGTCAACAAAATATTAACATTTCCAGAAAATGTAACGATAATCAACGTTTTTAAGATTTaccttttttttgtattttttgaaaGAATCTCGTGAAATTAGGGCCTACCCGTCCCAACATTTATTACACGAGATATATAGTCAACGGAGATTAGTCTATGTGGGCCCCACTTAACTAGACTATTAGTTAAGAGAATCTTATCCAATTCATCTCATCTCCCACTTAACTAGACTATTAGTTACGAGAATCTTATCTAATTCATCTCATCATCTTCTATTCTTCTATCATAGGATCCTCTCATCTCACTCAACAACAGTCAACACCGTAACATTATTCTTTTCTGTGAACAATTGGTGAGACTCGACAAATTTATTCAAACTTCAGATGATGATTTTCGCTTTGATGATTATAACGTGTTTGAATtggaaaaaggaaataaaaatctcaaaagCTTTTACTGTATGGAAAATTCAAGATTCGATTATTCGTGTATATCTCTGTATATATTATCTAACATTTTTTAGTTTCGTTCGCAGGCATCGAGCGTGAgagaatctcttcttcttcttttttttattacactGTGAGATAAACTAAACAGAGAGAGTTTCAGACAAAAAAGATGGTGGAAGGAGGAATAGCCAAAGCAGACAAAACAGAGTTCACAGAGTGCTGGAGGACGACATGGAAAACCCCTTACATCATGCGCCTCGCTCTCTCCGCCGGAATCGGAGGTCTCCTCTTCGGCTACGACACCGGCGTCATCTCCGGCGCTCTTCTCTTCATCAAAGAGGATTTCGACGAAGTCGACAGGAAAACATGGCTCCAGTCGACGATCGTCAGCATGGCGGTGGCCGGAGCCATCGTCGGAGCAGCCGTCGGAGGCTGGATCAACGACAGGTTCGGCCGGAGGACGTCGATCCTGATCGCCGACGTGCTTTTCCTGATCGGAGCGGCCGTCATGGCGTTTGCTCCGGCTCCGTGGGTGATCATCGTCGGAAGGATCTTCGTCGGGTTCGGCGTCGGTATGGCGTCGATGACGTCGCCGCTTTACATATCGGAAGCTTCTCCGGCGAGGATCAGGGGAGCGCTAGTTAGTACCAACGGTCTTCTCATCACCGGGGGACAGTTCTTCTCTTACCTCATCAATCTCGCCTTTGTCCATGTAAGTAAACGTAACGCTTTTAAACTTATTAAGATAAATGGTTTTGTTCATTGGTTATTGGTTATTAGTTTATCAGTTTCCGGTTTATTTAAATTACTTCCGGTTTAACAGACTAAAGGAACGTGGAGGTGGATGTTGGGAGTTGCGGGTGTTCCGGCGATAGTTCAGTTTGTGCTGATGCTGTCTTTACCGGAGTCTCCGCGGTGGCTTTACAGAAAAGACAGGGTTGCGGAGTCGAGAGCGATCCTCGAGAGGATCTACCCGGCGGAGGAGGTGGAGGCGGAGATGGAGGCGTTGAAAGAGTCTGTGGAGGCGGAGAAGGCGGACGAGGCCGTTATTGGAGATAGTTTTGGCGCCAAAATCAAAGGAGCATTCGCGAACCCTGTCGTCCGACGTGGACTCGCGGCTGGTGTTACTGTCCAGGTGGCGCAGCAGTTCGTTGGGATCAACACTGTGATGTATTATAGTCCTTCCATTGTGCAGTTCGCTGGTTACGCGTCCAACAGTACGGCGATGGCTTTGTCTCTCGTAACGTCGGGTCTGAACGCGGTTGGTTCGATTGTGAGCATGATGTTTGTGGATCGGTACGGTAGAAGGAAGCTGATGATCATCTCTATGTTTGGGATCATATCGTGTCTTATCATCTTAGCCACAGTGTTCTCACAAGCGGCCATTCACGCCCCCACGATCGATGCTTTGGAGTCGACCACGTTTTCTCCGAACGCTACTTGTCCAGCGTTTGCGCCCCTCGCAACCCCAAACGCTCCTCCCTCGGGGTGGAACTGCATGAAGTGTCTTAGATCCGAATGCGGGTTCTGCGCCAGCGGAGTGCAGCCGTATGCGCCAGGAGCATGCGTGGTGTTATCAGACGACATGAAGGCGAGGTGTCACTCGAAGGGGAGAACGTACTTCAAAGATGGATGTCCAAGCAAGTTTGGATTCTTGGCGATAGTGTTTTTGGGGCTTTACATTGTGGTGTATGCACCAGGTATGGGTACTGTCCCATGGATTGTTAACTCTGAGATATATCCGCTTAGATATAGAGGTATTGGAGGAGGAATAGCCGCGGTCTCGAATTGGGTCTCTAATCTGATTGTGAGTGAGAGCTTTCTCTCACTAACACATGCTCTCGGCTCTTCTGGGACTTTCCTTCTCTTTGCCGGGTTTTCTGCGGTTGGACTCTTCTTCATTTGGCTGCTTGTGCCTGAGACAAAAGGACTTCAGTTTGAGGAGGTCGAGAAGTTGCTTGAGGCTGGCTACAAACCTAGTCTGTTGCGGCGGAGGAAAAACAAGGCTAAAGGTGTTGATACGGCTTAAGATGAAGtttcattttctcttctttttcttattactaCTACGACCAATTCCAGTTTCTTTTGAATGAAGTCAGAAAGAATACACTGTATCAAGAAGAACTCTTTAAAACCTCAAAAGAATACATGATTTAATACAAAACTTCTCTGTAATTTGACCTCAACTAGCgtcattttaccaaaaagattTGCAAAAGCATACTTCTAAATAAAACAGACAGTACGTCAAAATTTATTATCCAGGATCCGATCCGAAATCCAATCCAGAACTGTTCCAAAATAGGATATCCGGAACATGTGAATCTAATCCGGATAATAAAATCTCAGATCTGTTAAAACTGAATCCTGATTTGGATATCTCAAATTTTAGGTTCGAATATCTGGATATGtatttatacaatatattaaattttaagttttattaataattaattgatatattaatatttattcataaaattaattttataatatatattttttaaa from Raphanus sativus cultivar WK10039 unplaced genomic scaffold, ASM80110v3 Scaffold2121, whole genome shotgun sequence encodes:
- the LOC108855897 gene encoding inositol transporter 4-like, translated to MVEGGIAKADKTEFTECWRTTWKTPYIMRLALSAGIGGLLFGYDTGVISGALLFIKEDFDEVDRKTWLQSTIVSMAVAGAIVGAAVGGWINDRFGRRTSILIADVLFLIGAAVMAFAPAPWVIIVGRIFVGFGVGMASMTSPLYISEASPARIRGALVSTNGLLITGGQFFSYLINLAFVHTKGTWRWMLGVAGVPAIVQFVLMLSLPESPRWLYRKDRVAESRAILERIYPAEEVEAEMEALKESVEAEKADEAVIGDSFGAKIKGAFANPVVRRGLAAGVTVQVAQQFVGINTVMYYSPSIVQFAGYASNSTAMALSLVTSGLNAVGSIVSMMFVDRYGRRKLMIISMFGIISCLIILATVFSQAAIHAPTIDALESTTFSPNATCPAFAPLATPNAPPSGWNCMKCLRSECGFCASGVQPYAPGACVVLSDDMKARCHSKGRTYFKDGCPSKFGFLAIVFLGLYIVVYAPGMGTVPWIVNSEIYPLRYRGIGGGIAAVSNWVSNLIVSESFLSLTHALGSSGTFLLFAGFSAVGLFFIWLLVPETKGLQFEEVEKLLEAGYKPSLLRRRKNKAKGVDTA
- the LOC108853292 gene encoding uncharacterized protein LOC108853292 isoform X1; protein product: MFRMEEERDESRKSRKEKEMERRRLRDRERRQSMSQDERERHLARRRKNYQLRRQRAEVSRIGSQIQEITGEGSQLAAVISPLHSGDSSTVPSLFDSDQSVGISVEEFGKLVGTIRLSRVKHLARTLRKWSNTGAEASSSSGATNAMTRCAMSSGLRLSRVKRLVRSKGQQEGLLSQNSPTQGPLLQSSSQT
- the LOC108853292 gene encoding uncharacterized protein LOC108853292 isoform X2 produces the protein MEEERDESRKSRKEKEMERRRLRDRERRQSMSQDERERHLARRRKNYQLRRQRAEVSRIGSQIQEITGEGSQLAAVISPLHSGDSSTVPSLFDSDQSVGISVEEFGKLVGTIRLSRVKHLARTLRKWSNTGAEASSSSGATNAMTRCAMSSGLRLSRVKRLVRSKGQQEGLLSQNSPTQGPLLQSSSQT